AATGggcctgaattttaaaaagctttctagGAATGACCATTCATTTTAAGAACAGTTTGGAAGGAGACTGGAGGGTCCAATGAAGCTGCCGAGTAGTAATCAGGCTGGTATCTGAGACAAGACTCAGAACTGGTTCTCTAGGGGCATGGCAATATAAGTTTATTGTGAAATGTGGCTTTTTAATGGGTGGCTGGGGACTCCATTCAACAGCAGTACCTTAAAACAGCAAGTCCGCATATTGAGTGGTTTACTGGTATTGGCTATTTTAGTTCCTGTAGGTCTTTAGTTCTGGATTCCTCCACGTCAGGATAAGAAGTTACTGCTTTAACTATGGGCCAATGTAGTCATTGTGGTCACTGGTTCTTCTGTATCTCTGTGCAGTTTGAGATACAATTCTTTCCTAAGAAATAATCTTGGAGTCCTAGGAGAACAGTGTCTGCTTGTGACTCTCATAATCCACCCTGAAGTGACCTCTCAGTCATTGACCGCATGTTGGTTTCTCTAGACTTGACAATTACTAAAAGTCACTTTTCTAGACCACATGATAAGCCCTGCAAGGTAAAAAATTGTCTTATTCAATATATTCCTTGCTTATTATAGGTGGTAGTAAACATTGTTTTGATCAGTGAAAATATACTGGAGTCCCTTTGCAAAACTAACTTTTCTAATATGACTGTAATATGGATAACTAAATGGTCTAAAGGGTGTCAGTTGACATATGTCTGAGAATCACacagtttatatttatttcttctaaaaaatgggatacatgtgcagaatatgcaggtttgttacctaagtatacatttgccatggtgttttgctgcacctattgacccgttCTCTAAGTTCCCTCTCCTCACCTCTCCACCCCtcaacaggctctggtgtgtgctGTCTTCCTCTCTGTGTCCAGAGAATCATACAGTTTTAAAGCTTAGGgtaattttgaaatagaaaaagaatgcaATGATTTATAAAATTTGATTTCAAAAGTTTGGATTTTTGTGCTAAGAAGTAATTAGTTTGGTTTATATTTGAATTCACTTTGCTTTATTCATGCTGGGTGGCCTTTTCTTCCATTAACCAAtggttttatataatttttaggtCATATTTAGTAGTTTTTCCACCCACATCTCCCTTCTTCCATTGTTATACAAAAATAGAAGTATTTTAtcacatattaataaatattagccagatgCTGATggtgcttttaaaatgtaattatttaattctGAGACTCTGGGAGAGGGGGCTTGAATCTGTGCTTTGGGTGTTCTTCTCAGATGCGGTGCTTTTAAACAAAAAGTGTAATTATTTAattctgagactcagagaaggctTGGATTTATGCATTCAGTGTTACTCTCAGATGCAGAGATGTAAATGccatttttctgttctgttttcagGTCACATGTGCCAATTTAACGAACGGTGGAAAGTCAGAACTTCTGAAATCAGGAAGCAGCAAATCCACACTAAAGCATATATGGACAGAAAGCGGCAAAGACTTGTCTATCAGTCGACTCTTGTCACAGACTTTTCGTGGCAAAGAGAATGATACAGATTTGGACCTGAGATATGACACCCCAGAACCTTATTCTGAGCAAGACCTCTGGGACTGGCTGAGGAACTCCACAGACCTTCAAGAGCCTCGACCCAGGGCCAAGAGAAGGCCCATTGTTAAAACGGGCaagtttaagaaaatgtttggaTGGGGCGATTTTCATTCCAACATCAAAACAGTGAAGCTGAATCTGTTGATAACTGGGAAAATTGTAGATCACGGCAATGGAACATTTAGTGTTTATTTCAGGCATAATTCAACTGGTCAAGGGAATGTATCTGTCAGCTTGGTACCCCCTACAAAAATCGTGGAATTTGACTTGGCACAACAAACTGTGATTGATGCCAAAGATTCCAAGTCTTTCAATTGTCGCATTGAATATGAAAAGGTTGACAAGGCTACCAAGAACACACTCTGCAACTATGACCCTTCAAAAACCTGTTACCAGGAGCAGACCCAAAGTCATGTATCCTGGCTCTGCTCCAAGCCCTTTAAGGTGATCTgtatttacatttccttttataGTACAGATTATAAACTAGTACAGAAAGTGTGCCCTGACTACAACTACCACAGTGACACACCTTACTTTCCCTCGGGATGAAGGTGAACATGGGGGTGAGACTAAAGCCTGAGGAATTAAAGGTCATATGACAGGGCTGATACCTCAAAGAAGAAGGTCACATCTGTTGCCTGGAATGTGTCTACACTGCTGCTCTTGTCAACTGGCTGCAAATACACTAGTGGAAAACAATCTGATGTAATTTCTGCCCAGTCAGCTTCATCCCTCAGTATAATTGTAAATCATCACAGGTTTTGAAGTCACACCTGAAGACATGCTCTCACATATAGAGGTACACAAACACACTGTCATGCACATTTCAGCTTGCATCTGTCGTGATTCCTGTTGAGAGGGCTTTCATTGTCTGACTCATAATGGTTCAGGGATCAACTATCATCAAACAGAAGGATTAACTAGACGGAGAATGTTTCTAACACTCGCTGTTATGGAAATCTCTTTTAAAGTCTTGAGTACATGCTAATCAATAATCCCCACTCATGCATTCCTACTGCTTGGAGTAGCTGTACTGGTAAATACTATTGTAGGAGTATCTGcttgttaaaatggaaaaatgtgtctttagagctcagtattctttattttacaaacacaACAAAATGTAGTAACTTTTTTCCAGCATACAGTAGGCACATTCAGGGTGGTCCAAGATGGCTCTTTTTTCTATGAAAGGGGCCTGTTCTCAGTAAAGATGAGCAAACATTTGGAATTTACATGTGGGCAGACATTGGTATAACAACTTTCATCACCAATCATTGGACTTTTGTGAAGTTGAGACCAGCTAAAGCTGCTTAAAATAAGTTCTGATCATTATATAAGAAGGGAAATGCCTGGCAGACACCATGTAAGTTATAAGTGTCTGTCTTATCTTTACTACACATATTGTAACAAATTCAATATCCTAGTCTTCATTTGTATGAATGGTTTGTATTGTACATAGTTTAACCAAGTGTTATTTGAGCTGCTTATTAATATTAACTTGTACTTGTCTCTCTGCTTGTTATTGGTTAAGAAAAAAGGATATGAGGAATTCATTTTATCGATGTAGCTGTGAACtccattaaaaagacaaacaatgtACAGAGCATTTATTCAGATCAAGTATTGTTGAAAGCTATACATATACAACATTACAGTCTGTCtgtatttagatattttatttctggacaaaatgaaatgtacataaaaataaaacacttaaagtTGAGTTTCAATATGTACTTGTGTAAGATGGTGATTTAAATGGTTCTGACAAGAAGAATGTGCTGGAATACGGTCATGGCTTTGCATCTCTAAATTTGTACAGAACTATCTAAACTGCTGTTAGTTGCCTAGTCAAAACAACTTAAGAGTTTCAATCTGAAGCCTGGGGAATTTGTGGCATATAGAATCGCACACATTTTTGGTTTGCTGTCATGCTATTCAAGAATACCAAAAATCAATGAACATGAGGATATAATTGAGGTCTCCTAAATTAATTATATGTAGTTGAATTATTTCCTGACCAGTCTTtatttagcagaagaaaagaagtgaaggcattctttttgctttaaaagaGTCAAGATGCCTGAAGATTGTGGCTGAATTTTCCTGATTATACTGTAATGACTCAACTCAACTGAAGAAATTGTGATAACATTGGAGGGCTTCAATGCTCAATTTACCTATAGCAGATTGGAGATATATATAGCATTGTTTATGGacattaactttattttcaaaaataattgctGTACACAATCTCAGCAAAATAACCAGATGAAGAAATATGTGAGGTGACGAATTTCTAAAGCCACAAGTTGGGAATCGGAACTTGAAGTGTTTCAGAAGTTAACAAAAGATGTCAAATTAAGAACACAAATTCATTATCTTCCCCTCATGGTACTTAGAAATAAGTCCGTTTTcatatagaaaataatagaagtacagcaagagaaacaaaaccacagaGTTCTAAAGTGAGAACTCAATGGCCAATTTGATTAACGAGAGTCAACTGCAAATCGAACACCCATTACTCTGTTAAATGTCCATTTCTTGAAATGCTGCAAAATATCTAGATGACCATTTATatcaatatattaattaatttaccATGGAATTTAGAAGCTACTGTCAGAACAGTGTCTCTGGCACAACAGGCAATAAGAGCTTAATGAGTCCTGGCTGCTGAACATACTTGTCATAGATAAATCTTGTCATTCTGGAGTTTATTTATCAAAAGTCATCACTTAGGAATTAGTTGGCTCTTAGCAAACATGAGAGtaagtgagaaaggaaaaaaatatatatttttaaaggatcattTGATTAGTGGACCATGACTCTCATTGTATGGTCTGATCTGTCATTTTGTAATCCAAAATTCAAAGTGAGATAAAAATGTGCTTCAGTCTCCAGCCCTCTATATTGCATTCTAACCTCCCAATGAAATGTAGCTTATACAGTTTTATAAACACAGAGCACAGTTAACTAACAGTCATAGACTGAAATGTTTTACTGATATTttctttagaagaaaaacaacaagaaaagatGTAGCAAACTTCCAacaagcatttttatttaaaaaaattccaaacctTCAGGACCCTTATTCTGGGCTGGTAGACACTCATCCGGAACTTTTATATCAACAACACCTCTATCtgtaatagagaaaaattattatgATATAGAACTTTGATTCAAAGAAATGTATTTGCACCCATTATATTCTTCCTTTCTTAGACACAGAAATGTGAAGGAAGATGATCAATATCAAGATCAAAGGCTCAGAGGAAAACTGTTAGATCCACTTGTTTAAACACACTGGTTAAGTTTTAACTGTGTTAGAAAATGCTtttgttatttggaaaaaaaaaaactttaagcaacactaagaaaataacattcTCTAGAATCTTAAATGTTATTTCATGCCTTTGTTGAAGTATAGAAAAAAACCTTCCAGGTGGAAATGGTTAGTATCTGATGCAAACCATGGGTTTGTCATCTCCTATTgttcatttcaaaaacaatttagtaaaatcaaaattattataaagtaatGATTGTTGTAGCTTCTTGCCTCatggaagaaaaatgatacaaattacTGGTTTATCtatttatgaaacaaaaacaatgaattgTCATGTTATGTTCTCAGCTGGGCATGGGAGAATTTCTCTGAACAGGTGGAAGGGCATCCCTGGCATGCAGTAAAGTTCTGGAAGTGATCACTTTGCAAGTATTTGAGATACTTGTTAAATTTAAAAGTGTGGACTGGGAATCTTCAGGGTCCTACATTTCAGCAATAAATTGTAAGCCATATTTTTGCACagaatagattaaaaaatcaTGAGAAGCCTgagaaagtgttttcttttcactttttttcccacTGCTTTATATGTAAGAAGCAGCCTAACCAATAAACAGCTCTTTGGAATAGCAATATCCATCTCCACCATCAGCTTTGAATGCCCAGTTTTAGCCTGAAACAAATTCTAATGGCTGTATTTAAAAACCATTGGAAGACTCGGTTGATCTACCAGTTTTAGACTTTTATTTACCTGTTCAACTGTCaatctatttattttacatttatttcatttacatttttcaaataaaatgcaaGTTAGTATATGgattcaaaaattgaaaaataatttgcataaaaATGATGACCATTTATCGAATCTCTAGATGACAAAAATTGAGTATAGGCTGAATCAAATCCTGAAAAACTTACTGCAAGGTCTGGGTTTTCTCAGGAGTCCCATGCATGTGAAAGAATAATTGCGGGGGTTGGGTACATAAGACAAACAGTCTAAAATTGCAGTGTATCATTAAGTTTTATATGCAGTGATATCGAATATTTTGCTTAacaaatttataatttgtttacTAGGATGGGAAAGACAGAAACCTCCTAATAAAAGCTTTACTTAGGATTTGCTCCGTGAGCAAGGTCTAGAGAAACAGCCTTAAGTTAGGGGAGTACTAGTGCCAAGCAGCTAGCCAGGTGTCCAAAAGTACTTTTATAATTCTGCATCAGTGATAACATGCCTTTTATCACTGATGGTTTGCAAGATCACTGTAAAGCTCCCAGATGTGATGACTGTGGAAGGCTTAGAGACTTTATTGGTGGCTGGAGTAGCTGTTGCCATCAGAGGCCAGGTGTTGTTACCCAAAATTCCAGCTACCAAATTAGACATACAGCTCTGTTCACATGCTCACCAAAAAGTCTCTGGCTTTTTATTTCCTAATCTTAGAGTTCAAAGGGACAAATAGAATGCAATTCTTCTACTCAAACACAAGAGTAAACTTGGCCCTTGTTATTGtgataatttaaagaaataatgtaagAAGTTGTTAGAATTCAGCTATTGCTGaataaatgcttctttttttttttttttttgagatggagtcttgctctgtctcccagcatggggtgcagtggcgtgatatcggctcactgcaacctccgcctcccaggttcaagtgattcttctgcctcagcctcccaagtaactgggattacaggcatgcaccaccacatctggctaatttttgtatttttagcagacatggggtttcaccatcttggctaggctggtcttgaactcctgacctcatgatccacctgccttggcctccaaaaataggtatttttttaaataaaaaatctacCATTGTTTCTATTACTGCTAAAATTTACCATGTCAATTTTCTGAAGTCCAGTTTTATTACCAAAATcaatttgttttgcatttcatAGCAATTTTTGATAGAAAGCATGGCCAAATGACATTGCCTAAGCaggttaaaaatatttcacaagcTTTGTAAGAGAGGTAAACAATTGCTATTCTCTTTTACTAACCCCCTTACCCAAAAGAGAAAGGCGACAAGTCCATGATAatggctaatatttgttgaacacataAGGGTGGACCATTTACTGTGCTAATCTGTTTCTACCTATTCCCTCACTTAAGCATCATGACTCTGTAAGATGCTCTCATACCTGTATTACAAGAGGAGACTGATGCTTAGAAACATGAAGTAACCTGTCTGAAGTAGCACAGCTCTTAAGTGATAAATCAAGGAGTCAAAACCCACCTCTAGACTCCAGACACTGACTTTTTAAACTGTTACTCCTCTTTGTTactctattttcaaatttaattgaaGACACTTCTACACAAAATTAGCACATTTAATGTAAACATAGCATGGTATCATTATATCGAAAAGAGATGAATAATtcatttaactcatttatttttcttcagcttttcGCTATTTCTCTTATTTGCTCACATTCCCCTCATAATCCTGTGGCAAATTCCAACCCTGGTGGCTCTCAGGCAGAAACCAGCTATGCAATGTAGTTGCCTCTGCCAATACACTGCTGTGGTAGCTAGCATTGTTCTCCAAAATACCTTTTATAAAATCGTTTTTGATTTAGGGCCAGAGTTGTTTCTGAGCTTGATACATATGAAAGTTGCAGGTCAGGGATAAATGGAGCTATAATGTAATTCAGAATTACCCAAGATTCCTTCACAGGAATCTCATTTCAGGGAAATACTACTGCATGCTTAGGAAACTTTCAGCAACGTGACTTAAGTTGTCCTCAAAAATGACTCAGGTAATTTTAATGTggctttttttcaactttttaaatttcatatcatAGTGAGTCTTTCTGCCCTTCCGCGACAGGCTTTGAATTGGGTATTCTCACAGAGTCGAAACAAAAACACATGAGGGTATTTTCTGTAAAAAGCTTAAGTGAGTTGAGGATCCTTGAAAAGGTTGTTCAAATCCTCTCTTCTGATATGTTTCATTTTCCTTGCTTTCAAGGTTTtattcttacacacacacacacacacacacacacacaccccaaaaatGGTAGCAACTTGTTTACTTTACTGTCTCAAGTTTCTTAGAAACCCAGCTCTATACAAAAAACAGGAATTGGAATACACTGAATGCTTTTGGCTGCTGTGCCCTGGTACTCTGATTGTGACAGTGATACTTATAgtcacttacttttttttaagttactcaTGTTTTGCTCATGTATAAAATTAACATTCTTTAAGAGAACCGTAAGTGTGAAGGCAACTTATACTCCATTATGTTAAGTAGAATCATGTTCAAATTCTAGCATGTTATAAATAATCCATGAACACAATGTATGAACTTTCTGTTATTAACTGAACCTGGtcaccttttcatttttctcccaattttagaaaaaagtgaattttattaaaatgacacGCGGTCAGGTCTAAACTATTTCACTCTCtataaattacaaaacactacaaGTTTAGTCGAGCTTAAAATGATCTTCGATTTCTTTGGTTcacaggatttttgtttgttttcatcaggtttttGTGAGGTATTATTCATGCAGTTACTTTTATTGGTGCCTTTTGCAGTATGTGCCCCCTAAATCCCCATACACACATTTACCTATTTGTACCTTGTGGGCTTCCCTCAACTTCGGCAACTACAGCTTTCCACATTCAGGCCTTTGCTATAGCAGagccaaaaaacaaataagaacattGGAAATTCTTGGCAAATTTATTTCGAAAATTTGGCAGAGCTAATGATCTTGACATAAAAAGTTTTTCTGtttattgctttgttttctttccacttGAATTATGTATATCAAAAGGAATGCCTTGAAGCACAAGGATATAAATTCTACATCATATCTAATAGAGTTTCTTGGAAAAAGTTAAGGTCATACAAAGCCAGTTCCTCCTCACTCATTCCACCAACTCAAAATAGGTGTTCTGTATTCACACCGTGAAGAAAAGGAATTCACTAGTTGGAGGCAAGATTATAAATGCTGGGGTGGCCCTGGGAAagagccttgacctcttggggcTTTGGGATCTGACACCAGGGGTATACTTCCTCCCAGAATGGAATATGGGGAAACAGCAAGTCTTGCAGCAGAGTTGAGATGGGTGTATGGAGTAGCTAGGCCATTGGGAAAGGAGTGTCAAAAGTCTCATAAGAGCAGCAGGAAGTTTTCTGTTGTAGCAGAGTGGCATAAACTTGATGGAGCCCAGAGTACCAAAGAGGCCTTGAGATTGGAACAACAAGTATTTAGGAGCCATCTACCAGACCTGACTGCTGCTGACTAGATGGGATGTGAGTTtctgggaggccagtgtgggctCATAGTGATTGATAATTGGGTGCTAGCTTCTGCCAACACCATGGCATTATATATGCCCTGTGAAAGTTGTATGCAACCTTTGGAACAGGTTCGAATAATCCCTAGATAGATTGAAAATGACTTCGATTGGCTGAAATTTTGTGTGTTCtacatctgatagaatttggGTTTAAGACAACAAGTTAAGCTACAGAAaggtaaaattactttttctacAGTTGATTATGTGACTAATTAACATCAACTAGatgtcattttattcatttgatggAATCTGATggtatatattttggaaaaagtaGAATGGTAGCACACTGTGAAACAGGTTTTAATATAGAGACACCTATATTGAAGGACAAGGTAGTCTATTAAAATGTAGAGAGGATTTTGCAACCTTTATGATGCTTCCCATCCAATAGaaattcaacattttaatattggcttaaataattttcataaataatggTTTTAGATTCAAAGGACAATTACAGAAGCATGAAGGAGATGGGTTGAGTGTAAATATGTTTGCAAATCACACCTTCAACAttctttcccccttccccttctggaATGGAATATTTATACTTTGTGGATAAGTGTAGAAATTAGTTTCAAACACTGACATACTGAAAGGAACAGAAGACTTTTTACACTTTGTGGATAAGTGTAGAACTTAGTTTCAAATGCTGACATACTGAAAGAAACAGACGTTTTAGGAAATCTTACACACCTGTGCTATGGAGATGCATTTCACTGGGAATAGGACTCAACCTAACTCATCAGCTACACATCTAACACTCTTCTGTCATACAAAATTATACTTTGTCTACTCTCTCTGAGAGGTCCTACTTGTATAATTGTAAAATCATGTTTCTATATTAGGGTCATTGTCTATACATATGTCCCAAATTCCTAAATTTCCACAGACATAGTAAAATTTCCATTGTCTGGTAAATTTCTATTGCCtggtaaattttgttttctttggatcacaggatttttgttttgttttcttcaggtATTTATGAGGTTTTCCTCACAAATATAACTTGCCATAGTAAATTTCCATTTCTTGGGTCTCTGAAATAGGACATGAAGGAGGCCAAGAAGGAGACAGAACTAAGCCATTTGTGTAACTTTCTATCTTagcattcatgtattcatttgacatatttactgaatgtctACATGTGTCATGTGCCAGTTTAGGTACTACATATACAGTAGTGAACAATATAGACAAAGTCCCTGCCTGACTTAGTGGAGCTTAGAATCCAGTAAGACAAGACAGCAGTCACTAAATAAACACTTAGTACATCT
Above is a genomic segment from Macaca thibetana thibetana isolate TM-01 chromosome 3, ASM2454274v1, whole genome shotgun sequence containing:
- the NXPH1 gene encoding neurexophilin-1 isoform X1, which encodes MQAACWYVLLLLQPTVYLVTCANLTNGGKSELLKSGSSKSTLKHIWTESGKDLSISRLLSQTFRGKENDTDLDLRYDTPEPYSEQDLWDWLRNSTDLQEPRPRAKRRPIVKTGKFKKMFGWGDFHSNIKTVKLNLLITGKIVDHGNGTFSVYFRHNSTGQGNVSVSLVPPTKIVEFDLAQQTVIDAKDSKSFNCRIEYEKVDKATKNTLCNYDPSKTCYQEQTQSHVSWLCSKPFKVICIYISFYSTDYKLVQKVCPDYNYHSDTPYFPSG
- the NXPH1 gene encoding neurexophilin-1 isoform X2, which codes for MIPGPQGKVTCANLTNGGKSELLKSGSSKSTLKHIWTESGKDLSISRLLSQTFRGKENDTDLDLRYDTPEPYSEQDLWDWLRNSTDLQEPRPRAKRRPIVKTGKFKKMFGWGDFHSNIKTVKLNLLITGKIVDHGNGTFSVYFRHNSTGQGNVSVSLVPPTKIVEFDLAQQTVIDAKDSKSFNCRIEYEKVDKATKNTLCNYDPSKTCYQEQTQSHVSWLCSKPFKVICIYISFYSTDYKLVQKVCPDYNYHSDTPYFPSG
- the NXPH1 gene encoding neurexophilin-1 isoform X3: MVSSLFYQRLVLQPPLFFVTCANLTNGGKSELLKSGSSKSTLKHIWTESGKDLSISRLLSQTFRGKENDTDLDLRYDTPEPYSEQDLWDWLRNSTDLQEPRPRAKRRPIVKTGKFKKMFGWGDFHSNIKTVKLNLLITGKIVDHGNGTFSVYFRHNSTGQGNVSVSLVPPTKIVEFDLAQQTVIDAKDSKSFNCRIEYEKVDKATKNTLCNYDPSKTCYQEQTQSHVSWLCSKPFKVICIYISFYSTDYKLVQKVCPDYNYHSDTPYFPSG